A genome region from Candidatus Neomarinimicrobiota bacterium includes the following:
- the bcp gene encoding thioredoxin-dependent thiol peroxidase, translating to MLLEPGTAAPDFTLPDADNQRVSLSDFRGRKLVLWFFPKANTPGUIIEGKGFRDEFQAFEQAGIQIVGVSGDPPVKQKKFADKYGFPYPLLCDEGHEVMKAYGVWGPKKMLGREYEGIRRTTYLIDEQGNVAKVYAKVRPPNHAKAILEEWA from the coding sequence ATGCTACTGGAACCGGGCACAGCCGCCCCCGACTTCACCCTCCCCGATGCCGATAACCAGCGGGTGTCGCTGAGCGACTTCCGGGGACGTAAGCTGGTGCTATGGTTTTTCCCCAAAGCCAATACCCCTGGCTGAATTATCGAAGGCAAGGGATTCCGGGACGAATTCCAGGCGTTTGAGCAGGCCGGCATCCAGATCGTGGGCGTGAGCGGCGACCCACCGGTGAAGCAGAAGAAGTTCGCGGACAAGTACGGCTTCCCATACCCCCTGCTGTGCGACGAGGGGCACGAGGTGATGAAGGCCTACGGCGTGTGGGGCCCCAAGAAGATGTTGGGGCGGGAGTACGAGGGCATCCGCCGCACGACGTACCTCATTGATGAGCAAGGCAACGTTGCCAAAGTCTATGCCAAGGTGCGGCCGCCGAACCACGCCAAGGCGATTTTGGAGGAGTGGGCGTAG
- a CDS encoding formamidopyrimidine-DNA glycosylase translates to MPEYPDIAIYLERLEALLGGEQLLKVRLRSPFLLRTAEPPLSTIEGQTVTGFERLGKRLVFCFPVDHFLVLHLMIAGRLHWRAAGSKIPGKLGLAAFEFAHGSLLLTEAGTRKRAALHLLAGRDQLAAMDRGGLHVLGATRQQFRDALQRESHTLKRALMDPRLFDGIGNAYSDEILHRARLSPLALSQRLGDEAIERLRLAAQDVLRDWTDRLRQEVGDGFPEKVTAFREGMAVHGRHGQPCPVCGHPVQRIRYASNETNYCPHCQTGGKLLADRALSRLLKADWPRSLEALEELPGRRGQGP, encoded by the coding sequence ATGCCCGAGTACCCCGATATTGCCATTTACCTTGAGCGGCTGGAGGCACTGCTGGGTGGCGAACAACTGCTCAAGGTGCGCCTGCGCAGCCCTTTTCTGCTGCGCACCGCCGAGCCACCGCTGAGCACCATCGAAGGACAGACGGTCACCGGCTTCGAGCGCCTGGGCAAGCGGCTGGTCTTCTGCTTCCCCGTTGATCACTTCCTGGTGCTCCACCTGATGATCGCCGGACGCCTCCACTGGCGCGCAGCAGGGAGCAAGATTCCGGGCAAGCTGGGACTGGCCGCCTTCGAATTTGCCCACGGCAGCTTGCTGCTGACCGAGGCCGGAACCCGTAAGCGTGCCGCACTCCACCTCCTGGCAGGGCGGGACCAGCTGGCCGCCATGGACCGGGGTGGCCTGCACGTGCTAGGGGCTACCCGCCAGCAGTTCCGCGACGCCCTGCAACGGGAAAGCCACACCCTCAAACGCGCGCTGATGGACCCGCGCCTGTTTGACGGCATCGGCAACGCCTACTCCGATGAAATCCTGCACCGTGCCCGGCTGTCGCCGCTGGCACTCAGCCAACGGCTTGGGGACGAGGCCATCGAGCGCCTGCGGCTGGCCGCCCAAGACGTGCTCCGGGACTGGACCGACCGCCTGCGCCAGGAAGTGGGCGACGGCTTCCCCGAAAAAGTTACCGCGTTTCGCGAGGGCATGGCCGTGCACGGACGCCACGGCCAGCCCTGCCCGGTCTGCGGCCACCCGGTGCAGCGCATTCGTTACGCCAGCAACGAGACCAACTACTGCCCCCACTGCCAGACCGGGGGCAAGTTGCTGGCCGACCGTGCTCTGTCGCGCCTGCTGAAAGCGGACTGGCCGCGCTCCCTGGAAGCGCTGGAGGAACTTCCCGGGCGCAGGGGTCAGGGGCCGTGA
- a CDS encoding DegT/DnrJ/EryC1/StrS family aminotransferase, translated as MSTSTRQPAEQLALLGGAPAVDRTQWPSWPPRLPGLVEALRQVVEEDQWGVRSATIKQFEEAFAAYHEAEFALAMANGTLALQAALLALGVEPGDEVILPAYTFVATAAAVRYAGAHPVFADVDPTTFNLDPQDAARRITPRTRAILPVHIGGNPADMAAINKLAEQHGLAVIEDAAQAHGAIYAGRKVGALGLAGCFSFQSSKNMTGGEGGILLTNDRAYYERAYQIYNCGRALGGPWHEHVALGLNLRISAFQAAVLLHQLPQVESWAVTREANGRYLEERLGAIPGITCARRYPETGRNAYHLFIFTYDPDPFDGLPRARFLEALNAEGVVASQGYRPLTDLPFLYSKEQQAKGGSAQSWPVTEYVSQQGVWLRQFELLADRNMMDGIVAAVEKVRAEAEKLQK; from the coding sequence ATGAGTACGTCCACTCGTCAGCCCGCGGAACAGTTGGCGCTCCTTGGCGGTGCCCCGGCCGTCGACCGCACCCAGTGGCCCTCCTGGCCGCCGCGCCTGCCGGGACTGGTGGAGGCGCTCCGGCAGGTCGTGGAGGAGGACCAGTGGGGGGTGCGCTCAGCGACCATCAAGCAGTTCGAGGAGGCCTTCGCCGCCTACCACGAAGCCGAATTCGCGCTGGCCATGGCCAACGGCACGCTGGCCCTCCAGGCCGCCTTGCTGGCCTTGGGGGTGGAGCCGGGGGACGAGGTCATCCTCCCCGCCTATACCTTCGTGGCCACCGCCGCTGCCGTGCGCTATGCCGGGGCTCACCCGGTCTTCGCTGACGTGGACCCCACCACTTTCAATCTCGATCCCCAGGACGCCGCCCGGCGTATCACGCCCCGCACCCGCGCCATCCTGCCGGTGCATATCGGGGGCAACCCCGCCGATATGGCCGCCATTAACAAGCTGGCGGAGCAGCACGGACTGGCGGTCATCGAGGACGCGGCGCAGGCCCACGGCGCTATTTACGCCGGCCGCAAGGTGGGCGCCCTCGGTCTGGCGGGCTGCTTTTCGTTTCAGTCGTCAAAAAATATGACCGGCGGCGAGGGCGGTATATTGCTCACCAACGACCGGGCCTATTATGAGCGGGCGTACCAGATCTACAACTGCGGGCGGGCGCTGGGCGGCCCGTGGCACGAGCACGTAGCCCTGGGGCTGAACCTGCGCATCTCCGCCTTTCAGGCCGCCGTGCTGCTGCACCAGCTGCCCCAGGTGGAGTCCTGGGCCGTCACCCGGGAGGCCAACGGACGCTACCTGGAGGAGCGGCTCGGCGCCATCCCAGGCATCACCTGCGCCCGGCGCTACCCGGAAACCGGACGCAACGCCTACCACCTGTTCATTTTTACCTACGATCCGGACCCGTTTGACGGCCTGCCCAGGGCCCGCTTCCTGGAAGCGCTCAACGCGGAGGGGGTGGTGGCCTCCCAGGGCTACAGGCCCCTCACCGACCTGCCGTTCCTCTACTCTAAGGAGCAGCAGGCCAAGGGCGGCTCGGCCCAATCCTGGCCGGTGACCGAGTACGTCTCTCAGCAGGGGGTCTGGCTGCGGCAGTTCGAGCTGCTGGCGGACAGGAACATGATGGATGGGATTGTGGCGGCGGTTGAGAAGGTGCGAGCGGAGGCAGAAAAATTGCAAAAATGA